The Deltaproteobacteria bacterium genome segment GCCGAGAACAGCGGCTGTTGCCTTGGCGCAACCTTTAAAAGGAACGTGAGTCAACTTTACACCAGATGCATAGGCGAAACCCTCCATAGCGATATGGGTGCTCGTTCCAGGACCTGCACTTCCGTACTTGATGGCACCAGGGTTCTTCTTAGCGTAATCAAGGAGTTCATCCAGGCTCTTCCAAGGCTGCTGGGAGCCTTCAACAAGGATCCTCGGGGAATCACTTACCCTGATCAAAGGTTCAAGGTCTTCGAACTTGTAGGGAGTCTTTACCATATAGGGCTTAATAACCGTAACCGCAGGAACGGCGTACAGAAGGGTATACCCATCAGGTTTCGACTGGGCTACATAAGCCGTTCCTACTGCCCCTCCGCCACCCGATTTGGTAACGACGACAACTGGCTGACTGAAATACTGATCGGCCACAGAGGCAATAGCTCTGGCCTGAAGGTCTGTCCCCCCTCCAGCCGAATAAGGAACTATTATAGTGATGGGTTTTTTGGGAAACTTTGCAGGTTCGGCCAGGCATGGAAAGGTAAAAAGCACTGTTATGGCAAAGACAATTAGTAAAGCGGTGAGCAGAATTTTATTGCTTTTCATTTTGTCCCTCCTCATAAATTTGATAGTGACATCGTTGGACTAATTGAACTTTCCCCCAAAGTTC includes the following:
- a CDS encoding tripartite tricarboxylate transporter substrate binding protein, giving the protein MKSNKILLTALLIVFAITVLFTFPCLAEPAKFPKKPITIIVPYSAGGGTDLQARAIASVADQYFSQPVVVVTKSGGGGAVGTAYVAQSKPDGYTLLYAVPAVTVIKPYMVKTPYKFEDLEPLIRVSDSPRILVEGSQQPWKSLDELLDYAKKNPGAIKYGSAGPGTSTHIAMEGFAYASGVKLTHVPFKGCAKATAAVLGGHVALFGAIPSECYQYIKPGKMRPLAVFAKKRLPELPDVPTLIEKGINFSDSSTRAFFVPKGTPPEIKAILHDGFKKAMGDKSFIALFKKLGEPISYMSGEDFRKIMEEQKVFYGEVLEKVGLRKK